The DNA window GCAAATTGACAGCCGGTACATATATGattagccataacccgtcaatctttttgcatggatcctcgcgctcgtccttgcttggtaTCTCCAcgtagtcgaccccattaaattgggataagattttggatgatgatgatgttttttgttgttgtaagaATTTTCCcgttttctttaataaaattgtGTTATTCATTGGAAAAATAATTGAAAGGAAACAGAAATTTGACTTCAAAATTCAATGGTTTGCTCCTGCAAGGGTTCACTTTCTAAGTCCTACTATGCTATAAATGGATCACAACTTCCAATTTGCAGTTAAGCATGAAAGATTGTCCTTATCTAAAAACTATATTGGCACTATATTGGAAAGCATGAATGGGGATTGCTGCCAAAAAAAGATGGAAGTCCTAGCATCCACCAGAAGCTGCAATGAGGAGGAAAAAGACATGACCTGGGAGGGTGGGATTGATTCGGACTTGTAAATTTTTAGTTCTCTTCGTTGGAAGTGGAGAAAGGCTATTATATACTTCTGCACCGGCTACCTTTTCAGGCCATATGATTCTGCATGATATAATGTTGCATGAGTTTTATAATAATTGATTAATATGTATGGTCAGGGTGAGGAAGACAAGTTCTTGAAAGACGGTcagttgctgccaaacaagTTTGAAGAGGCATGCAGAATCGCAAATGTTCCATTGCTATTGCGAATGCAACCTGGGTATGACCACTCCTACTTCTTCATTGCAACCTTCATCGATGATCACATTCTCCATCATGCCCAGGCTCTTGACCTGTAATGTTGTATCCACACAGTACTTCTGGGATTTAGGATGGGACCATGTGATGTTTTCTTCTGTCAGATTGAATAACCATTTTCTGGTTTACTTGAACAACTTTTGCAACTTCAAGCCCTGCGCCTGAATAATTTCCAGACAATTTCAATATGTATGTTGCCCAAATACCTactgaatttttcttttgtgtggAATGCAACCTTCAGATGTGGCCAAGAAAATATGTGCTAGACCTTTAAGTTTTACCCATAAAGGTTGAGATATTTGAAGTCTTGATGTGATTAAGATGCTGCATTAGTAGGATGCTGGTAAGAATAATTTGTTCAATCTGTAACTATTTTCTGATGTTAATGGGCAGCCTGAACTGAAGATTGCGAGACCTAAACTGTTCCTGTAGCCAAGCGTAGCACACTTAATCTTGTCATGAACATTTTGAATGGAAGTAAGCAAAAGAACTTTTCGCGATGAAGTTGCAGTGTGTCAATAGGAAGGGCCCATAGTGTTTGGCTGATTTGAGCATTGCAGTAGTCAATTAGGGGTAGGAATAGCTATAATTTGTGCCTAGTGTCATTGGCTCTGGATCTGCATTCCAATGTAAAGCTAGAATCAGCATGGGTATTCTGCAAAAAGGGTGTACATTGTGAGGCTGTCGACTAGTTTGACCTTGCCAAATAGCTCTTGGGTGGCCAATTAGTGCAGGACACATTCCTTTTGAGTCTGGATCAGCTCCTTATAAGTCTGAGTAGACATTATGCTGCCGCAAAACAGAGTTCTTGTCGCGGTAGACAAGTCTCTCTCAAGTTATTAATCTCTTTTAAGATTtgagaagaaaacaaggaatCTGCTCTGAGAAAACGTTTTTGCTTATGAAAACGAAAATTGATTATCCAAGGATTTAGAAGACAGTTTATCAGTCCTAGCCCTTACTGCTAGATTATGGGCTATGGAAACACGAACCCTACTTTGTTTTTATCACAGGCAGAGATAGTACATTAGAAAAACTTCTTAATAAATGCCATTAATCAAATGAAGATCTCCCACGGCCATTCCATCAGATTCTGGCTATCAGTCCAAATGCCTACGGATCTTGCTCCTAATTCCCAGCTATGTTGTGTCCCTGATACATGGCTATTGCCTCGGACTCCTGCGCCTTCCCTGTGAAATTGTTAAAACAGAATACCTCATTAGTGAAATTTTAATTGATTAGAACCAAGTAAGACGTATGTTTTGTTAGCAAATTCAAGATTTGTTGATGCTTACAAGTTCATCTATAAAAGCATGGAGGTTTGTGTAAGTAGATCCATCCTTCTCTATTGCTTTTCGACAAGATCTCTGAATTTCTTTAGCTCTTTCCCTCATCTGTATTCCTTCATCTCCATTTATCAACCTTCGCACAATGCGGGCAATCTTATCTCTCCCAACCACGTTATCCATTCCAATATCTTCTTTCACTCTCAAACCGATTTTCATGTCTTCCACAATAAACCCGCTGGTTGGATGTTGGTCTGCTAACAGAGGAAAAGTGAGCATTGGCACCCCTGAGTAAATGGCTTCTAGTGTTGAATTCCATCCACATTGTGACATGAACCCTCCTATTGATGAATGGCATAAGACCCTCAATTGGTCACACCATGGTATTACTAGTCCCATTTCACCACAAGTTTCCTGCAAGTTGAGGGCTTGATCACGAGCAACCCACAAGTATCGAACTCCACTGGTCTGCAACCCCATTGCAAATTCATGCATTTGTGAAGCCGACGGTGTTAAGAAACTACCAAATGAGACATACAAGACAGAATTTTTG is part of the Macadamia integrifolia cultivar HAES 741 chromosome 9, SCU_Mint_v3, whole genome shotgun sequence genome and encodes:
- the LOC122089285 gene encoding UDP-glycosyltransferase 87A2-like, translating into MHEFAMGLQTSGVRYLWVARDQALNLQETCGEMGLVIPWCDQLRVLCHSSIGGFMSQCGWNSTLEAIYSGVPMLTFPLLADQHPTSGFIVEDMKIGLRVKEDIGMDNVVGRDKIARIVRRLINGDEGIQMRERAKEIQRSCRKAIEKDGSTYTNLHAFIDELGRRRSPRQ